A genomic region of Phaeobacter gallaeciensis DSM 26640 contains the following coding sequences:
- a CDS encoding DUF2218 domain-containing protein yields the protein MLTDSGHFDTPNASKYLQQLCKHFAHRVTVSHDDTKGTVALGMGPATLTAEGQHLRAEVTAPTAEELDHARQIIDNHLKRFAFREGFEAMTWASAVAPA from the coding sequence ATGCTTACGGACAGCGGCCATTTCGACACACCAAATGCCTCCAAATACCTGCAACAGCTGTGCAAACATTTTGCTCATAGGGTTACCGTCAGCCATGACGATACCAAAGGCACCGTGGCCCTGGGCATGGGGCCTGCGACCCTGACCGCAGAGGGCCAACACCTCCGCGCCGAGGTCACCGCCCCCACTGCCGAAGAGCTGGATCACGCCCGCCAGATCATCGACAATCACCTGAAGCGCTTCGCTTTTCGCGAGGGGTTTGAGGCGATGACCTGGGCCTCTGCTGTCGCCCCTGCCTGA
- a CDS encoding sugar phosphate isomerase/epimerase family protein, protein MKISLCTISFRHQLIDLKDIAFWARDTGFQGIELWGVHARNQSPLAIHNAQWMAAQGLSIPMVSDYLPLQDQQELTRRTRALCALAQTWGAGKIRTFAGMQASAALTAGARRETTRALRHACAIAADHGLRLLVETHPGTLADTLASTTALLDATDHDALAINFDALHVWEGGDDPVTARRALLPRIAHYHLKNVSDRTRLPVFAPANVYSAAGCRTGMVPLMEGAYDYRALLREMWQDGPCEASLEWFGDDVFQTLKNDLAEIRALTAAEPIAAGQTGTAG, encoded by the coding sequence ATGAAGATTTCGCTCTGCACGATTTCCTTTCGCCATCAGCTGATCGACCTGAAGGACATTGCCTTCTGGGCCCGGGATACCGGCTTTCAGGGAATTGAGCTTTGGGGTGTTCACGCCCGCAATCAGTCACCGCTGGCGATCCATAACGCACAATGGATGGCTGCACAGGGGCTGTCGATTCCGATGGTCAGCGACTACCTGCCCCTGCAGGACCAGCAGGAACTGACCCGCCGAACCCGTGCCCTGTGTGCGCTGGCGCAAACCTGGGGCGCGGGCAAAATCCGCACCTTTGCCGGCATGCAGGCCAGCGCTGCCCTCACCGCAGGGGCACGGCGAGAGACCACCCGCGCCCTGCGTCACGCCTGCGCTATCGCCGCTGATCACGGCCTGCGCCTTCTGGTGGAGACCCACCCCGGCACGCTCGCCGACACGCTGGCCTCCACAACGGCGCTGCTTGACGCCACTGACCACGATGCATTGGCCATCAACTTCGATGCGCTCCACGTCTGGGAAGGCGGTGATGATCCGGTGACGGCGCGCCGGGCCCTGTTGCCCAGAATTGCGCATTATCACCTGAAAAACGTCTCCGACCGTACCCGACTGCCCGTCTTTGCCCCCGCGAATGTCTACAGCGCGGCAGGCTGTCGGACCGGCATGGTACCGCTGATGGAAGGGGCCTATGACTACCGCGCCCTGCTGCGGGAGATGTGGCAAGACGGTCCCTGCGAGGCCTCACTGGAATGGTTCGGCGATGATGTGTTTCAGACCCTGAAAAATGACCTCGCGGAGATCCGCGCCCTGACTGCTGCGGAACCAATCGCTGCAGGCCAAACCGGCACTGCGGGCTAG
- a CDS encoding Fic family protein, with translation MSQIWQTPAWPRFGYDHARIEPELARAAEAVGEVTGLVHGLAPDEQEDLLLRQIVQEAMASFGIEGVALDASEIEASVVASLRHRDRAAISRRSDAVAELMLTARQADQPLDSARILTWHRLLFTGMEVEDLGRWRRFEMEIVRSAAAGPGDVLYKAPPPHRLEAEMAQFLDWVNTDQRLPVAVKAALAHLWFESIHPLSDGNGRIGRALIEHVFARNRALPFSLSRQVERDKKAYYEALQAGRRERVGGHPDTGAAEIDATEFVLWFLRTLTRAAASARDEAGFILRRNQFFLRFAPVLNERQAHALRLLFEQGPERLAVGLSAKSYRKITKTSPATATRDLRALEAAGVVTRMEAGGRSTAYEIQF, from the coding sequence ATGTCACAGATCTGGCAAACGCCTGCCTGGCCGCGATTTGGTTATGATCACGCGCGTATCGAACCGGAGCTGGCCCGCGCCGCCGAGGCGGTGGGCGAGGTGACGGGCCTCGTGCATGGGCTGGCGCCGGATGAACAAGAGGACCTGTTGTTGCGCCAGATCGTGCAGGAGGCGATGGCTTCCTTCGGGATCGAAGGGGTGGCGCTGGATGCCAGCGAGATCGAAGCCTCGGTTGTGGCCTCGCTGCGCCATCGTGACCGGGCGGCGATCTCGCGGCGCTCGGACGCGGTGGCTGAGCTGATGCTGACGGCGCGCCAGGCCGATCAGCCGCTGGACAGCGCCCGGATCCTGACCTGGCACCGTCTGTTGTTCACCGGCATGGAGGTCGAGGATCTGGGCCGCTGGCGGCGGTTTGAGATGGAGATTGTGCGGTCCGCCGCTGCGGGGCCGGGCGACGTTCTCTATAAGGCACCGCCGCCGCACCGGCTGGAGGCAGAGATGGCGCAGTTCCTTGATTGGGTGAATACCGATCAGAGGTTGCCGGTAGCGGTGAAGGCGGCGCTGGCGCATCTGTGGTTTGAATCCATTCACCCGCTGTCAGATGGCAATGGCCGCATCGGGCGGGCTCTGATCGAACATGTGTTTGCCCGCAACCGCGCATTGCCGTTTTCGCTGTCGCGGCAGGTGGAGCGGGACAAGAAGGCCTATTATGAGGCGTTGCAGGCCGGGCGCAGAGAGCGGGTTGGGGGCCATCCGGACACTGGCGCGGCTGAAATTGACGCCACCGAATTTGTGCTCTGGTTTCTGCGCACGCTGACACGGGCCGCGGCCTCGGCCCGCGATGAGGCGGGGTTTATCCTGCGCCGCAATCAGTTCTTTCTGCGCTTTGCACCGGTGCTGAACGAGCGTCAGGCTCATGCGCTGCGCCTGCTGTTTGAGCAGGGGCCGGAGCGGCTGGCGGTCGGCTTAAGCGCCAAATCCTATCGCAAGATCACCAAAACCTCTCCGGCCACCGCCACCCGCGATCTGCGCGCGCTGGAAGCAGCCGGTGTGGTGACGAGGATGGAGGCGGGCGGGCGCTCCACCGCTTATGAGATCCAGTTCTGA
- a CDS encoding ABC transporter ATP-binding protein, which produces MFRAFENLVDPFAASQMAPPHAGLWRYLMQQLAPYRKWLPLMLVTGVLTALMESGLIFYAGRLVDLMTESGAAAFWDDHGTEMILALVCVLLLRPTLVGLNHLLLEQTLSSNLQEQVRWQAHRHLLGQSVGFFQHDFAGRLSNRVMQMGPAVQDSVHMMFEAVLFAGTYMLGAVVVLSQIDWRLAVPLLIWVVIYAIYVRHVARSVAATAEKWSDARSAATGRIVDAYGNIETVKLFAQGGQELGYALSALRRLRTRYQRFMRMMTTLAFGSIAINGVLILIVVAPAIWLWTAGQVSVGEVAAVAALTIRLNGMSGWILWVTIRLFENMGVIREGLRSLATPHAITDIEDAAALHVNQAEIRVEGLYHNYGKATEDGSRGVAGLDLTIGAGQRIGIAGPSGAGKSTLVSLLLRFDDPERGRILIDGQPITGVTQDSLRAQIGVVTQNTALVHRSVRANILYGNPGASEAEMVMAAKRARAHDFILGLRDQAGRTGYDAHVGERGVALSGGQRQRIAIARVVLKNAPILILDEATSALDSAVEAEIQETLMDVMQGKTVIAIAHRLSTIAQMDRIVVMDQGRITEDGSHAALLALGGTYAMLWSRQSGRGEINRDAADLDQGPNRPDALVIG; this is translated from the coding sequence ATGTTCCGGGCTTTTGAAAACCTTGTCGACCCTTTTGCGGCGTCACAGATGGCGCCTCCGCACGCGGGTCTTTGGCGATATCTGATGCAGCAGCTGGCGCCTTATCGCAAATGGCTGCCGCTGATGCTGGTCACTGGCGTGCTGACCGCGCTGATGGAAAGCGGGCTGATCTTCTATGCGGGGCGGCTGGTGGACCTGATGACGGAGAGTGGCGCCGCGGCGTTCTGGGATGACCATGGCACGGAGATGATCCTGGCGCTGGTCTGCGTGTTGCTGCTGCGCCCGACGCTGGTCGGGCTGAACCATTTGCTGCTGGAGCAGACGCTGTCCTCGAACCTGCAAGAGCAGGTCCGCTGGCAGGCACATCGGCATCTTCTGGGGCAGTCGGTTGGCTTCTTTCAGCATGATTTTGCCGGGCGACTCAGCAATCGGGTGATGCAGATGGGGCCTGCGGTGCAGGACAGCGTCCATATGATGTTTGAGGCGGTGCTCTTTGCGGGGACCTATATGCTGGGCGCGGTGGTGGTGCTGTCGCAGATCGACTGGCGACTGGCGGTGCCGCTGCTGATCTGGGTGGTGATCTACGCCATTTATGTGCGCCATGTTGCCCGCAGTGTTGCGGCGACGGCGGAGAAATGGTCTGACGCGCGCTCTGCGGCGACCGGGCGTATTGTCGATGCCTATGGCAATATCGAGACCGTGAAGCTGTTTGCCCAAGGCGGGCAGGAACTGGGGTATGCGCTGTCGGCGCTGCGACGGCTGCGGACGCGCTATCAGCGGTTCATGCGGATGATGACCACGCTGGCCTTTGGCAGCATTGCCATCAATGGTGTGTTGATCCTGATCGTGGTGGCGCCGGCGATCTGGTTGTGGACGGCGGGTCAGGTCAGCGTTGGCGAGGTGGCCGCCGTCGCGGCGCTGACCATCCGGCTGAACGGGATGAGTGGCTGGATCCTCTGGGTGACGATCCGCCTGTTTGAGAATATGGGCGTCATCCGTGAGGGGCTGCGGTCGCTGGCCACGCCGCATGCGATTACCGATATAGAGGACGCGGCTGCCTTGCACGTAAATCAGGCAGAGATCCGGGTGGAGGGGCTGTATCACAACTATGGTAAAGCAACCGAGGATGGCAGCCGGGGCGTGGCAGGGCTTGATCTGACGATCGGGGCCGGGCAGCGCATTGGCATTGCCGGGCCGTCCGGTGCGGGTAAGTCGACGCTGGTGTCGCTACTGTTGCGGTTTGATGATCCCGAGCGGGGGCGCATTCTGATCGACGGGCAACCGATCACTGGCGTGACACAGGACAGTCTGCGGGCGCAGATTGGCGTGGTGACGCAGAACACCGCGCTGGTGCACCGCTCGGTGCGGGCCAATATCCTCTATGGCAACCCCGGCGCCAGCGAGGCGGAGATGGTGATGGCAGCCAAACGCGCCCGCGCCCATGATTTCATTCTGGGGCTGCGCGATCAGGCCGGGCGGACCGGCTATGATGCGCATGTGGGCGAGCGCGGTGTGGCGCTGTCCGGCGGGCAGCGCCAGCGGATTGCGATTGCGCGGGTGGTGCTGAAGAATGCGCCGATCCTGATTCTGGATGAGGCGACCTCGGCGCTGGACAGCGCGGTGGAGGCGGAGATTCAGGAGACGCTGATGGATGTCATGCAGGGCAAGACCGTGATCGCCATTGCGCATCGGTTGTCCACGATTGCTCAGATGGACCGGATTGTTGTCATGGATCAGGGCCGGATCACCGAGGATGGCAGCCATGCCGCGCTGCTGGCGCTGGGGGGAACCTATGCGATGTTGTGGTCGCGCCAGTCCGGGCGGGGTGAGATCAATCGGGATGCCGCTGATCTGGACCAAGGGCCGAACAGGCCCGACGCTCTTGTGATCGGCTGA
- a CDS encoding IucA/IucC family protein codes for MSLPDYATPTTTPDAALPLHGSTVAMQRVLRQLCEALLSEGCARMITEQDGRLCWHLGPAMFRAQGRCGAFSRYRLAPGSIEIARDHSWQPADLEDVLSSIDAPDAALAGLRTDLRRTAELDDLNHQQIPRLIRRHQLGVAQMERALHEGHPYHPCYKARSGFSDDDHLRFGPEAGQRFRLIGLLFHPDLIQQNLPDDEFWPRELGQPEWNRIQGIAANHDIDLGTRGYALLPVHPWQWGQLAQDPLILAWQSDGQLLMIGEIGDHYSATQSVRTLMNADQPQRAHVKTALAMRNTSSLRTLIPETVAIAPVISDWLAKVIAADPLLQHDYPLTLLPEYAGIIAGRGTALEGHLAAIWRRSPAALGLPDTQMMPFNALSLTEDDGQPLIAPWIATHGRDRWLAQLIETAVLPVWHLMVAHGIGLEAHGQNLILQHDNGWPTGIITRDFHDGVEYVAPLLSRPDLCPDLAEIDPVFATAPLDQFHALACGDGLRELVMDTLFVFNLADLSDLMQRQFDLPESCFWQRLRARLDRYGADHGQVQRMAALSPFAPQIHAESLITRKIDPDRTGAYRHLIDNPLATAKDS; via the coding sequence ATGTCTTTGCCTGACTATGCCACGCCGACGACCACCCCGGACGCTGCCCTCCCGCTCCACGGCTCGACCGTTGCGATGCAGCGCGTGCTGCGACAGCTTTGTGAAGCGCTGCTGAGCGAAGGTTGCGCAAGGATGATCACCGAGCAGGACGGCAGGCTGTGCTGGCATCTCGGCCCTGCAATGTTTCGCGCGCAGGGTCGCTGCGGCGCTTTCAGCCGCTACCGGCTGGCGCCCGGCAGCATCGAAATCGCGCGCGATCACAGCTGGCAACCTGCCGATCTGGAGGATGTGCTCTCGTCGATCGACGCCCCTGATGCTGCGTTGGCGGGCCTGCGGACCGATCTGCGGCGCACCGCGGAACTGGATGACCTAAACCACCAGCAGATCCCCCGGTTGATCCGGCGGCACCAGCTGGGCGTCGCGCAGATGGAGCGCGCCCTTCACGAAGGTCACCCCTACCATCCGTGCTACAAGGCTCGCAGCGGCTTCAGCGATGACGATCATCTGCGCTTTGGGCCGGAAGCAGGCCAGCGCTTTCGCCTGATCGGGCTGCTGTTCCACCCTGATCTGATCCAGCAAAACCTACCTGATGATGAGTTCTGGCCCCGCGAGTTGGGACAGCCAGAATGGAACCGCATCCAAGGGATCGCTGCAAATCATGACATTGATCTGGGGACGCGAGGCTATGCCCTGCTGCCGGTGCATCCTTGGCAATGGGGCCAGCTGGCGCAGGATCCGCTCATCCTTGCGTGGCAATCGGATGGCCAGCTGCTGATGATTGGCGAAATCGGTGATCACTACAGCGCCACGCAATCGGTCCGCACGCTGATGAACGCCGACCAGCCGCAGCGCGCCCATGTCAAAACCGCACTGGCGATGCGCAACACCTCGTCCCTGCGCACGCTGATCCCCGAAACCGTGGCCATTGCACCGGTGATATCTGACTGGCTGGCCAAGGTGATTGCCGCCGACCCGCTGCTGCAGCACGACTACCCGCTGACTTTGCTGCCAGAATACGCCGGGATCATCGCCGGGCGCGGCACAGCGCTGGAGGGTCATCTGGCAGCGATCTGGCGGCGCAGTCCGGCTGCGCTTGGCCTGCCGGATACGCAGATGATGCCCTTCAACGCACTTTCCCTGACCGAGGATGACGGCCAACCCCTGATCGCGCCCTGGATCGCGACCCATGGCCGCGACCGCTGGCTGGCTCAGTTGATCGAGACGGCAGTGCTGCCAGTCTGGCATCTGATGGTGGCCCATGGCATCGGGCTGGAGGCCCACGGCCAAAACCTCATCTTGCAGCATGATAATGGCTGGCCCACCGGCATCATCACCCGAGATTTCCACGATGGTGTGGAATATGTGGCGCCGCTGCTGTCACGTCCGGACCTTTGCCCGGATCTGGCAGAGATTGACCCCGTTTTTGCCACCGCACCGCTGGATCAGTTCCACGCGCTGGCCTGCGGTGACGGGCTCCGGGAGCTGGTGATGGACACCCTGTTTGTCTTCAATCTTGCGGATCTGTCGGACCTCATGCAGCGCCAGTTCGACCTGCCTGAATCCTGTTTCTGGCAGCGCCTGCGCGCACGGCTGGACCGCTACGGCGCCGACCACGGACAGGTCCAGCGCATGGCCGCTCTCTCCCCCTTTGCGCCGCAGATCCATGCCGAAAGCCTGATCACCCGCAAAATCGACCCCGACCGGACCGGCGCCTATCGCCATCTGATCGACAACCCTCTGGCCACTGCAAAGGACAGCTGA
- a CDS encoding DUF6005 family protein: MTFDTVLSAMRQTLAGPLANPHMAQFGPEAMLNDDLHIDSVVLINLLVHLETDHGIDIPERDFRKEDFATVADLIHVLMGRPSAAISSEPQAAPANQDPSEITVHCFVSCLCAAIRRHEGLDFRPFYFGTWDSDFAITPHQHLAYHDANMTQDHYIDWINRLYEINVSPWYDHTQSKADNLAHFETLLHSTSGDRQLVVMLDMFHLPERDTKYNQDPFPHFVILEPTDNPEIWHMNDPDYRWQGELPRAAILKAMAQPSVAGGYIIDSTHARAPEPQDLVAYFNATFRPDDNPLTDALCQIITYHGHPERPLALPDLDIALRELPVLSLRKYAYEHAFAFFWRALGLSFAEFDAHCDQVEALCEGFRSLHFLAAKVAHTRDRALLPDLLTALDALNVLEITIKAALQAQFQTWCRATQTASIAPNSSPETGTMLKGEPA, from the coding sequence ATGACCTTCGACACCGTGCTCAGCGCCATGCGGCAGACCCTTGCAGGGCCATTGGCCAATCCGCATATGGCGCAATTCGGCCCTGAGGCCATGCTCAACGACGATCTGCATATCGATTCCGTGGTGCTGATCAACCTGTTGGTCCATCTGGAAACCGATCATGGCATCGACATACCCGAGCGTGATTTCCGCAAAGAGGATTTCGCAACCGTTGCCGATCTGATCCACGTGCTGATGGGCCGCCCGTCCGCTGCGATATCCTCCGAACCGCAGGCAGCGCCCGCCAATCAAGACCCGAGCGAGATCACCGTACATTGCTTTGTCAGCTGTCTTTGCGCCGCAATCCGGCGTCACGAGGGGCTGGATTTCCGGCCCTTCTACTTTGGCACATGGGACAGTGATTTCGCTATCACCCCTCATCAGCATCTCGCCTATCACGACGCCAATATGACCCAAGATCACTATATCGACTGGATCAACCGGCTCTATGAGATCAACGTCAGCCCGTGGTACGATCACACCCAGTCAAAGGCTGACAATCTGGCCCACTTCGAAACGCTGCTCCACAGCACCTCAGGTGATCGCCAGTTGGTGGTGATGCTCGATATGTTCCACCTACCGGAACGGGACACAAAGTATAATCAGGACCCGTTTCCACATTTCGTGATCCTTGAACCGACCGACAACCCCGAGATCTGGCATATGAACGATCCAGATTACCGCTGGCAGGGCGAGCTGCCGCGTGCCGCCATCCTCAAGGCGATGGCGCAACCCAGCGTGGCGGGCGGCTATATCATCGACAGCACACACGCTCGCGCGCCCGAACCTCAGGACCTCGTGGCCTATTTCAATGCAACCTTCCGTCCAGACGACAATCCGCTGACGGACGCCCTGTGCCAGATCATAACCTATCACGGCCACCCCGAGCGGCCGCTGGCGCTACCGGATCTGGACATCGCCCTGCGCGAATTGCCAGTGCTGTCTCTGCGCAAATATGCCTATGAACACGCTTTCGCCTTCTTCTGGCGCGCGCTGGGGCTCTCTTTTGCGGAGTTTGATGCTCATTGCGATCAGGTCGAGGCTCTGTGTGAAGGATTCCGCAGCCTGCATTTCCTGGCCGCCAAAGTGGCCCATACCCGTGACCGCGCCCTGCTGCCTGATCTGCTTACGGCTCTGGATGCGTTGAACGTCCTGGAAATCACCATCAAGGCCGCGCTTCAGGCGCAGTTTCAGACCTGGTGCCGCGCGACTCAGACCGCATCCATCGCTCCCAATTCAAGCCCTGAAACGGGGACCATGCTCAAAGGGGAACCGGCATGA
- a CDS encoding AMP-binding protein, which translates to MFVLNDTPLDPTALHPRLQTALGDGLQHRYALRMRDTGLGLATLLYLKNHKAGVFPIHADIPAEAAKQMATKAGCNWFLEDDLVPQPLPLQPSQTVSAHPRTDVLVQMSSGTTGAAKVITRSWDSIATEVSHYANFFASAAEMTPVIACPVTHSYGLIPGVLVALHRDHVPVIIDAVNPKYILRRLREVPNPVLYTSPAMLHTLAKLLPRDAKLNAAVTSGTVLPDPWFQLIRARTRHLFQQYGCSEVGCIAINQDLQAPCDVGQPLPHLDLQAGAPDTPGPVRVRLAAEEPTPMDAIRANWVETGDLGYLAADGGLVFTARADDMINVAGLNVYPQDVERAVMGLPGIEDAVAFRLPDPQAGARVGLLFVSATVSEAQLRTQCANLLADHQKPALLHRLPVLPRQVNGKISRREIARGYAETENQSPENQVPA; encoded by the coding sequence ATGTTTGTGTTGAATGACACCCCCCTTGATCCCACCGCCCTGCACCCACGACTGCAAACGGCGCTTGGCGACGGTCTGCAGCACCGCTACGCCCTGCGGATGCGCGACACCGGCCTCGGCCTCGCAACCCTGCTCTACCTGAAGAACCACAAGGCCGGCGTTTTCCCGATCCACGCCGATATCCCGGCAGAGGCCGCTAAACAGATGGCGACCAAAGCTGGATGCAATTGGTTTCTGGAGGACGATCTTGTTCCACAGCCGCTGCCCCTGCAGCCCAGCCAGACCGTCAGCGCACACCCCCGTACCGATGTTCTGGTGCAGATGAGTTCGGGCACCACGGGCGCGGCCAAAGTGATCACCCGCAGCTGGGACAGCATCGCAACAGAGGTCAGCCACTACGCCAACTTCTTTGCCAGCGCCGCTGAGATGACGCCGGTGATCGCCTGTCCGGTCACCCATTCCTATGGGCTGATTCCGGGGGTTCTGGTAGCCCTGCACCGCGATCATGTGCCGGTCATCATTGACGCCGTGAACCCGAAATACATCCTACGCCGCCTGCGCGAAGTGCCAAACCCGGTGCTTTATACATCGCCCGCAATGCTGCATACACTTGCCAAACTGCTGCCGCGCGACGCAAAGCTGAATGCCGCCGTCACCTCGGGCACGGTGCTACCCGATCCGTGGTTCCAGCTGATCCGCGCCCGCACCCGACATTTGTTCCAGCAATATGGCTGCTCCGAAGTGGGTTGCATTGCCATCAATCAGGATCTGCAGGCGCCCTGCGACGTTGGACAGCCGTTGCCACATCTCGACCTGCAGGCAGGCGCGCCTGACACCCCCGGCCCGGTTCGCGTTCGACTGGCGGCGGAGGAACCAACCCCCATGGACGCCATCAGGGCCAACTGGGTCGAGACCGGCGACCTGGGTTATCTCGCCGCCGATGGTGGGCTGGTCTTCACCGCCCGTGCGGATGATATGATCAACGTAGCCGGGCTGAACGTCTATCCGCAGGATGTCGAACGTGCGGTCATGGGCCTGCCGGGGATTGAGGATGCCGTCGCCTTTCGCCTGCCCGATCCGCAGGCAGGTGCCCGGGTGGGGCTGCTATTTGTCAGCGCCACCGTCAGCGAGGCGCAACTGCGCACCCAATGCGCCAATCTGCTGGCGGATCACCAGAAACCTGCCCTGCTGCACCGCCTCCCCGTCCTGCCGCGTCAGGTCAATGGCAAGATCAGCCGCCGCGAAATCGCCCGCGGCTATGCCGAAACTGAAAACCAAAGCCCAGAAAATCAGGTGCCCGCATGA
- a CDS encoding IucA/IucC family protein, which translates to MIAYQPALIPAPTSAQADTSGCAIAAETALAASLQALVNGFLRECPALPGDRKPSSADHRPQVDIALGHTPATLRLHLRYISMTGPLKFGTAQLRFNGERYWQSAPPTQVISLIAQECFHRTGATDPAKLPAFLRAIFNSNAEIEAALHHTATTARPTGFHQAEQSLVYGHWLHPTPKSRDGLTDWQQVAYAPEYAGEFQLHLFAARADIIRHDSVVAPISEILNEIPGLKDNLLDDLSLRPDEQLIPAHPLQAQALLLTPTVQALLASGQLRDLGPAGPRFTPSSSLRTVFSANCPWMLKFSVPVRLTNSLRVTLTSELQQGVAMARLLRKLNVADSLPQFQIIDDPAYLTVTDPKGRESGFEVIFRRNPFQGTAGDGIFTLAALTADPHPGRASLLATQIRDLATRSRTTRRQTAARWFKAYLACMLTPVLTLYDRHGIALEAHQQNALLDLSTGLPQRGYYRDNQGYFITEDAFTQLREIEPSLANVPALVFSRGHINARLTYYLVVNQIFAVIWRMGCDGLVPEQALLLQLRDHLQQMMPRLTGAARALVSELLQAPRLATKANLLTRLHDLDELQTETQEGVFLDMPNPLAALQPQTTEAVADVFA; encoded by the coding sequence GCCAGTCTTCAGGCGCTGGTCAATGGTTTCTTGCGGGAATGCCCCGCATTACCCGGAGACCGAAAGCCATCATCCGCGGATCATCGCCCTCAGGTCGACATCGCGCTGGGGCATACCCCAGCAACGCTGCGCCTTCACCTGCGCTACATCTCGATGACCGGTCCGCTGAAATTCGGCACCGCTCAGCTGCGCTTCAACGGTGAGCGCTACTGGCAGTCGGCCCCGCCGACGCAAGTGATTAGCCTGATCGCTCAGGAGTGTTTCCATCGCACCGGGGCAACGGATCCCGCCAAGCTCCCCGCGTTTCTGCGTGCCATTTTCAACAGCAATGCCGAGATCGAAGCCGCCCTTCACCACACAGCGACCACCGCCCGCCCCACCGGGTTTCATCAGGCCGAACAATCGCTGGTTTATGGCCACTGGCTGCATCCCACACCCAAAAGCCGGGATGGCCTGACAGACTGGCAACAGGTTGCCTATGCCCCTGAGTATGCCGGTGAATTCCAGCTGCATCTCTTTGCCGCGCGGGCCGATATCATCCGTCACGACAGTGTTGTCGCACCGATCTCAGAAATCCTGAACGAAATTCCCGGCCTCAAAGACAACCTGCTGGATGACCTCTCCCTGCGCCCCGATGAGCAGCTGATCCCGGCGCATCCGTTGCAGGCGCAGGCGCTGTTATTGACCCCTACGGTGCAAGCTCTGCTCGCCAGCGGTCAGCTGCGCGACCTTGGTCCTGCTGGCCCCCGTTTCACACCCAGTTCCTCTCTTCGGACGGTCTTTTCCGCAAACTGTCCATGGATGCTGAAATTCTCGGTTCCCGTGCGGCTGACCAATTCGCTGCGCGTCACCCTCACCAGCGAGTTGCAGCAGGGCGTCGCTATGGCCCGACTGCTGCGCAAGTTGAACGTCGCGGACAGCCTGCCGCAGTTTCAGATTATTGACGACCCCGCCTATCTGACCGTGACCGACCCAAAGGGCCGCGAAAGCGGGTTTGAGGTGATCTTCCGCCGCAATCCGTTTCAGGGCACGGCCGGGGACGGGATCTTTACGCTAGCGGCCCTCACCGCTGATCCCCACCCCGGGCGCGCCTCGCTGCTTGCCACGCAGATCCGCGATCTTGCCACTCGCAGCCGGACCACGCGCAGGCAAACCGCAGCGCGTTGGTTCAAGGCCTATCTCGCGTGCATGCTGACCCCGGTTCTGACGCTCTATGACCGGCATGGCATCGCGCTGGAGGCGCATCAGCAGAACGCACTTCTGGACCTTTCCACAGGCCTGCCGCAACGCGGATACTATCGTGACAATCAGGGTTATTTCATCACCGAAGACGCGTTCACCCAGCTGCGCGAGATCGAGCCGAGCCTCGCCAATGTGCCCGCTCTGGTGTTCAGCCGCGGCCATATCAATGCGCGGCTGACCTACTACCTTGTGGTCAATCAGATCTTTGCAGTGATCTGGCGCATGGGCTGTGATGGGCTGGTGCCGGAACAGGCTCTGCTGCTCCAGCTGCGGGACCATCTGCAGCAGATGATGCCCCGGTTGACCGGCGCCGCCCGCGCATTGGTCAGCGAGCTGTTGCAGGCCCCCAGACTGGCGACAAAAGCCAATTTGCTGACCCGCTTGCATGATCTCGACGAGTTGCAAACCGAGACGCAGGAGGGGGTTTTTCTCGATATGCCCAACCCGCTTGCTGCGCTGCAACCCCAAACCACGGAGGCGGTTGCCGATGTCTTTGCCTGA